In Labrus mixtus chromosome 11, fLabMix1.1, whole genome shotgun sequence, a single window of DNA contains:
- the ccdc12 gene encoding coiled-coil domain-containing protein 12, with amino-acid sequence MERNVGSLQEQALKRKERLKALREKQLHGQDEDGEPERKKASLEEETSERHRELKLRNYTPEDEELKERQVPKAKPASVEDKVKDQLEAANPEPIIEEVDLANLAPRKPDWDLKRDVAKKLEKLERRTQRAIAELIRDRLRGSEEELAGVVGAVGVEEGDSD; translated from the exons ATGGAGAGAAATGTTGGTTCACTGCAGGAGCAGGCtctgaagaggaaagagagactAAAGGCACTTAGAGAAAAACAACTCCAT GGGCAAGATGAGGATGGGGAACCAGAAAGGAAAAAGGCTTCACTCGAGGAGGAGACTTCAGAGAGGCACAG agagctgaagctgaggAATTACACCCCAGAGGATGAAGAGCTGAAGGAGAGACAGGTGCCCAAAGCCAAACCTGCATCAG TGGAGGATAAAGTTAAAGACCAGTTAGAAGCAGCTAATCCTGAGCCTATTATCGAGGAAGTG gATTTGGCCAATCTTGCCCCAAGAAAACCAGACTG GGATCTAAAGCGTGACGTGGCAAAGAAACTAGAGAAGCTGGagaggagaacacagagagCCATCGCTGAGCTCATCC gGGATCGTCTGCGAGGCAGTGAGGAGGAGCTGGCTGGTGTGGTGGGCGCAGTGGGAGTGGAGGAAGGAGACTCTGATTGA